A genomic window from Candidatus Cloacimonadota bacterium includes:
- a CDS encoding T9SS type A sorting domain-containing protein, translating into MCKLEVYNVRGQKAKTLSNNSLHGGKYTVVWDGKDDGNRNVATGVYFYRLTTPNNTLSSKMLLMK; encoded by the coding sequence ATGTGCAAACTGGAAGTTTACAATGTTAGGGGACAGAAAGCAAAAACTCTGTCGAACAATAGCTTGCATGGTGGTAAGTATACTGTGGTTTGGGATGGCAAGGATGATGGTAATAGAAATGTCGCTACCGGCGTTTACTTCTACAGGTTAACTACGCCAAACAATACCCTTAGCTCGAAGATGTTATTGATGAAATAG